Proteins encoded in a region of the Haloarchaeobius salinus genome:
- a CDS encoding electron transfer flavoprotein subunit alpha/FixB family protein, producing MTDVLAIADHRRGELRDISFELVTAGRELAAETGGDLHVAVISGDTERFGEQLQLDGVDTVHTVEDGEEFNHDVYAQVVTQLFDAVEPQFLLMPNSVNGLDYAPAVANRLGLAYVSDVVDIGVDGSTLTATREMYGGKVETTTAVEADQVAVSIRGAEWPVTDDTGDADIEAFEADVDESAVRSTVTGFEEVGGGDVDISEADVLVSIGRGIEEEENLDLVRDLADALDATLSSSRPIVDAGWLPKNRQVGQSGKVVTPDVYIAIGISGAVQHVAGMKGSDTIVAINTDPNAPIYDIADYGIVDDLFDVVPALIEEFE from the coding sequence ATGACCGACGTCCTGGCCATCGCCGACCACCGGCGCGGCGAGCTCCGCGACATCTCGTTCGAACTCGTCACGGCGGGCCGCGAGCTGGCCGCCGAGACCGGTGGCGACCTCCACGTCGCCGTCATCTCCGGCGACACGGAGCGCTTCGGCGAGCAGCTCCAGCTCGACGGCGTCGACACGGTCCACACCGTCGAGGACGGCGAGGAGTTCAACCACGACGTGTACGCACAGGTCGTCACGCAGCTGTTCGACGCCGTGGAACCGCAGTTCCTGCTCATGCCCAACTCGGTCAACGGTCTGGACTACGCGCCGGCCGTCGCGAACCGGCTCGGCCTCGCGTACGTCAGCGACGTCGTCGACATCGGGGTCGACGGGTCGACGCTGACGGCGACCCGCGAGATGTACGGCGGCAAGGTCGAGACGACGACCGCGGTCGAGGCCGACCAGGTCGCCGTCTCCATCCGCGGTGCCGAGTGGCCCGTGACCGACGACACCGGCGACGCCGACATCGAGGCGTTCGAGGCCGATGTCGACGAGTCCGCCGTGCGCTCGACGGTCACCGGCTTCGAGGAGGTCGGCGGCGGCGACGTCGACATCAGCGAGGCGGACGTGCTCGTCTCCATCGGCCGCGGCATCGAGGAGGAGGAGAACCTCGACCTCGTGCGTGACCTCGCGGACGCGCTCGACGCGACGCTGTCGTCCTCGCGTCCCATCGTCGACGCCGGCTGGCTGCCGAAGAACCGCCAGGTCGGACAGAGCGGGAAGGTCGTCACGCCCGACGTCTACATCGCCATCGGCATCTCCGGGGCGGTCCAGCACGTCGCCGGCATGAAGGGCAGCGACACCATCGTCGCCATCAACACGGACCCGAACGCGCCCATCTACGACATCGCGGACTACGGCATCGTCGACGACCTGTTCGACGTCGTCCCCGCGCTCATCGAGGAGTTCGAGTGA
- a CDS encoding polyprenyl synthetase family protein: protein MEFLKRRRELVDDRLVEVLDAVEPSELADELRHVSLSGGKRVRPTVTVLACETAGGCPEDAVDFGVGIELVHNASLVVDDIIDRSEVRRGTSAAWAEYGYGPAIIASDGLLGEAFALFSSDPQAMQIVSEAMVELGEGEATELAAQPTNEREYMELARRKTGALFRAAAELGAVAADADAYTVEALGEYAERVGVAFQIRDDVLDATADADDLGKPTGQDAEMDRPSVVQVTDLTPEAANERAKAEANAALDALSTVESGNTDAREYLEDLARFVVVRER, encoded by the coding sequence ATGGAGTTCCTGAAGCGTCGGCGCGAGCTGGTCGACGACCGGCTCGTCGAGGTGTTGGACGCCGTCGAGCCGTCGGAGCTCGCCGACGAGCTGCGACACGTCTCGCTCTCGGGGGGCAAACGGGTGCGGCCGACGGTGACGGTGCTGGCCTGCGAGACCGCGGGCGGCTGTCCGGAGGACGCCGTGGACTTCGGGGTCGGTATCGAGCTGGTCCACAACGCGTCGCTCGTCGTCGACGACATCATCGACCGTTCCGAGGTCCGTCGCGGCACGTCGGCGGCGTGGGCCGAGTACGGCTACGGCCCGGCGATCATCGCCTCGGACGGCCTGCTCGGCGAGGCGTTCGCGCTGTTCTCGTCGGACCCGCAGGCGATGCAGATCGTCTCCGAGGCGATGGTCGAACTCGGCGAGGGCGAGGCGACCGAGCTCGCCGCCCAGCCGACGAACGAGCGGGAGTACATGGAGCTGGCGCGCCGGAAGACGGGCGCGCTGTTCCGTGCCGCCGCGGAACTCGGTGCGGTCGCGGCCGACGCCGACGCGTACACGGTCGAGGCGCTCGGCGAGTACGCCGAACGGGTCGGCGTCGCGTTCCAGATCCGCGACGACGTGCTCGACGCGACGGCCGACGCCGACGACCTCGGCAAGCCCACCGGACAGGACGCCGAGATGGACCGCCCCTCGGTGGTGCAGGTGACGGACCTCACGCCCGAGGCGGCGAACGAGCGCGCGAAGGCCGAGGCGAACGCGGCGCTCGACGCGCTGTCGACGGTCGAATCGGGCAACACCGACGCCAGGGAGTACCTGGAGGACCTCGCGCGGTTCGTCGTCGTCCGCGAGCGGTAG
- a CDS encoding DUF373 family protein has product MLLVLCVDLDDDVGRKTDVRTPVVGRDAVEEAAVKLATADPEDSDVNVLFQGVHLVDELAAESVEVAAVAGNERGDVSANRQVGEEVDEVLAGLSTSEEVTALIVTDGAQDESVIPVIRSRVKVDGVRRVVVRQAQDLESMYYTIKQVLNDPETRGTILVPLGILVLIYPLALLGDLLNLPGSMLGLSSALLGLYLISRGLGLGERLDGAVDRARRGLYAGRMTLISYVVAAALLVVGGVSGVEQLEAVQATSATDLTATEVLAALTFGAVRWFAAAGVTTSLGQITDEYIAGTLEWRYLNAPFYVVAMGAVLHAVAAYFLQFMVLTGMAAVLTGGTLLGLASTLAFAIAETHFSERVEAG; this is encoded by the coding sequence ATGCTGCTCGTGCTGTGCGTCGACCTCGACGACGACGTGGGCCGCAAGACCGACGTCCGCACGCCGGTCGTCGGCCGTGACGCCGTCGAAGAGGCGGCGGTGAAGCTCGCCACCGCGGACCCCGAGGACAGCGACGTCAACGTCCTGTTCCAGGGGGTCCACCTCGTCGACGAGCTGGCCGCCGAGTCCGTCGAGGTCGCCGCCGTCGCGGGCAACGAGCGCGGCGACGTGAGCGCGAACAGACAGGTCGGCGAGGAGGTCGACGAGGTGCTCGCCGGGCTGTCGACCAGCGAGGAGGTCACCGCGCTCATCGTCACCGACGGCGCGCAGGACGAGTCCGTCATCCCGGTCATCCGCTCCCGGGTGAAGGTCGACGGCGTGCGCCGGGTGGTCGTCCGGCAGGCCCAGGACCTGGAGTCGATGTACTACACCATCAAGCAGGTGCTGAACGACCCCGAGACCCGGGGTACCATCCTCGTCCCCCTCGGCATCCTCGTGCTCATCTACCCGCTCGCGCTGCTGGGCGACCTGCTGAACCTGCCGGGCTCGATGCTGGGGCTCTCCTCGGCGCTGCTCGGCCTCTACCTCATCTCGCGGGGGCTCGGCCTCGGCGAGCGCCTCGACGGGGCCGTCGACCGTGCCCGGCGCGGGCTGTACGCGGGCCGCATGACGCTCATCTCCTACGTCGTCGCCGCGGCGCTGCTCGTCGTCGGCGGCGTCTCAGGCGTCGAACAGCTGGAGGCGGTCCAGGCCACGAGCGCGACCGACCTCACCGCGACGGAGGTGCTCGCGGCGCTCACGTTCGGGGCCGTGCGCTGGTTCGCCGCGGCAGGCGTCACGACCAGCCTCGGACAGATCACCGACGAGTACATCGCCGGCACGCTGGAGTGGCGCTACCTGAACGCGCCGTTCTACGTCGTCGCCATGGGCGCTGTCCTGCACGCCGTCGCCGCCTACTTCCTCCAGTTCATGGTGCTGACGGGAATGGCAGCGGTGCTCACCGGCGGGACGCTGCTTGGGCTGGCGAGCACGCTCGCCTTCGCCATCGCGGAGACGCACTTCTCGGAGCGCGTCGAGGCCGGCTGA
- a CDS encoding DUF7504 family protein, whose protein sequence is MEATVGSALDTIPAGTNVLVAGPPLTGKRELLYELLGGDTTDGTVFVSTRKRASIVEREYRQRAPEPALRVVDCVSGQFGRPQQTGHHRFVSSPGDLTGIGIRASEFMRQLQETCDTVGLGMHTLSTSLMYVDLRQVYQFLHVLTGRVQHAGFRGGFVLEDVGDLRSNSVLGQPFDGLVEVREGETGREVRVRGLDIGPRAWTSL, encoded by the coding sequence ATGGAAGCGACGGTCGGGTCGGCCCTCGACACGATTCCGGCGGGAACGAACGTGCTGGTCGCGGGGCCGCCGTTGACGGGCAAGCGGGAACTGCTGTACGAACTGCTGGGCGGCGATACGACCGACGGGACGGTGTTCGTCTCGACGCGCAAGCGGGCGTCGATCGTCGAGCGGGAGTACCGACAGCGGGCACCGGAGCCGGCACTGCGGGTCGTCGACTGCGTGAGCGGGCAGTTCGGACGCCCCCAGCAGACGGGCCATCACCGGTTCGTCTCGAGCCCCGGTGACCTCACCGGTATCGGCATCCGCGCCTCCGAGTTCATGCGTCAGCTGCAGGAGACCTGCGACACGGTCGGGCTGGGGATGCACACGCTGTCGACGTCGTTGATGTACGTGGACCTCCGGCAGGTCTACCAGTTCCTGCACGTGCTGACGGGGCGGGTCCAGCACGCGGGGTTCCGGGGTGGGTTCGTCCTCGAGGACGTGGGCGACCTGCGGTCGAACTCGGTGCTCGGGCAGCCGTTCGACGGGCTGGTCGAGGTGCGCGAGGGCGAGACCGGCCGCGAGGTGCGGGTCCGCGGGCTGGACATCGGCCCGCGGGCGTGGACGTCGCTGTAG
- the serB gene encoding phosphoserine phosphatase SerB, producing MTLVAFDFDGTLSDSEMTVLLGRRYGVADRMEEITERAMNDEIGYAESLRQRAALLEGLPNEDAQAAFDEVRLRPGAADLVRALNEAGVTTAIFTGGFQRGVEAALEREGVTVDAIVSNRLPVADGELTGDVEGPLIEGTKDDALESHAAELDIDMADTVAVGDGANDLPMLEVAGLAVGFDPKPAVAPACDETVTTMAELQDLLEARGVL from the coding sequence ATGACGCTGGTCGCGTTCGACTTCGACGGGACGCTCTCGGACTCGGAGATGACGGTGCTGCTCGGCCGCCGCTACGGCGTGGCCGACCGGATGGAGGAGATCACCGAGCGGGCGATGAACGACGAGATCGGCTACGCCGAGAGCCTGCGCCAGCGCGCGGCGCTGCTCGAGGGGCTGCCGAACGAGGACGCACAGGCCGCCTTCGACGAGGTCCGCCTGCGTCCCGGCGCGGCCGACCTCGTCCGCGCGCTGAACGAGGCCGGCGTGACGACGGCCATCTTCACGGGCGGGTTCCAGCGTGGCGTCGAGGCCGCACTCGAACGCGAGGGCGTCACCGTCGACGCCATCGTCTCGAACCGGCTCCCGGTCGCCGACGGCGAGCTGACCGGCGATGTGGAGGGTCCGCTCATCGAGGGGACGAAGGACGACGCACTGGAGTCCCACGCCGCCGAACTGGACATCGACATGGCTGACACGGTCGCGGTCGGCGACGGTGCGAACGACCTGCCGATGCTCGAAGTGGCCGGGCTGGCCGTCGGCTTCGACCCGAAGCCGGCCGTCGCGCCCGCCTGCGACGAGACGGTGACGACGATGGCCGAGCTGCAGGACCTGCTGGAAGCGCGCGGCGTGCTCTGA
- a CDS encoding O-acetylhomoserine aminocarboxypropyltransferase/cysteine synthase family protein produces the protein MTDEDSDERQFATDSLHAGQEPDPTTGARAPPIYQTTSYVFDDAEDAAAQFALEKPGHIYSRLMNPTVSTLQERMAALEGGVGAVATASGMGALNLATFLLADAGDNIVTASSLYGGTYTYFTHTAPRNGVEARFVDTLDYDAYAEAIDDDTAYVHFETIGNPALVTPDIERIADIAHDHGVPLFVDNTFATPYLCRPLDHGADLVWESTTKWLHGSGTTVGGVLVDGGSFPWDEYADDYPEIAQENPAYHGVNFSERFGEAAFTYAAIARGLRDLGNQQSPFDAWQTIQGLESLPMRMDRHCENAQVVAEHLADHPEVSWVNYPGLDDHETHDAASEYLDGGYGGMITFGLAQGYDAARTTVESTELASLLANVGDAKTLVIHPASTTHQQLTEEEQLAAGVTPDMVRLSVGVEDVGDIVADLDQAIAQATN, from the coding sequence ATGACAGACGAGGACTCCGACGAGCGACAGTTCGCCACGGACTCGCTGCACGCCGGACAGGAACCCGACCCGACGACCGGCGCGCGGGCACCGCCGATCTACCAGACGACGTCCTACGTGTTCGACGACGCCGAGGACGCCGCCGCCCAGTTCGCCCTGGAGAAGCCGGGGCACATCTACTCGCGGCTGATGAACCCGACCGTCTCCACCCTGCAGGAGCGCATGGCGGCGCTGGAGGGCGGCGTCGGCGCGGTCGCGACGGCGTCCGGGATGGGCGCGCTCAACCTCGCGACGTTCCTGCTGGCGGACGCGGGCGACAACATCGTCACCGCCTCCTCGCTCTACGGCGGGACGTACACGTACTTCACACACACCGCGCCGCGCAACGGTGTGGAGGCCCGATTCGTGGACACGCTGGACTACGACGCCTACGCGGAGGCCATCGACGACGACACCGCGTACGTCCACTTCGAGACCATCGGGAACCCCGCGCTCGTGACGCCGGACATCGAGCGCATCGCCGACATCGCACACGACCACGGCGTCCCGCTGTTCGTGGACAACACGTTCGCGACGCCGTACCTCTGCCGGCCCCTCGACCACGGCGCGGACCTCGTCTGGGAGTCGACGACGAAGTGGCTCCACGGCTCGGGCACCACGGTCGGCGGCGTCCTCGTCGACGGTGGCTCGTTCCCGTGGGACGAGTACGCCGACGACTATCCCGAGATTGCACAGGAGAACCCGGCGTACCACGGCGTCAACTTCTCCGAGCGGTTCGGCGAGGCCGCGTTCACCTACGCCGCCATCGCCCGCGGGCTGCGCGACCTCGGCAACCAGCAGTCGCCGTTCGACGCCTGGCAGACGATCCAGGGGCTCGAGTCGCTCCCGATGCGGATGGACCGCCACTGCGAGAACGCACAGGTCGTCGCCGAGCACCTCGCCGACCACCCCGAGGTGTCGTGGGTGAACTACCCCGGGCTCGATGACCACGAGACGCACGACGCCGCCAGCGAGTATCTGGACGGCGGCTACGGCGGCATGATAACGTTCGGGCTGGCGCAGGGCTACGACGCCGCCCGGACGACCGTCGAGTCGACCGAGCTGGCGAGCCTGCTCGCGAACGTCGGCGACGCGAAGACGCTCGTCATCCACCCCGCGAGTACGACGCACCAGCAGCTCACCGAGGAGGAACAGCTCGCCGCGGGCGTCACGCCCGACATGGTCCGGCTGTCGGTCGGCGTCGAGGACGTCGGCGACATCGTCGCGGACCTCGACCAGGCCATCGCGCAGGCGACGAACTGA
- a CDS encoding alpha/beta fold hydrolase has translation MASDLPDAVTARRVETERLATNVLVSGDPDGTPVCLVHGNVSSARFWAELMADLPDDYRVVAPDLRGFGGSETKPVDATRGVRDFTEDLTALFDELGLERLALVGWSIGGGVAMQYAIDHPERLSDVVLVSTMSPYGFGGTTRDGTPCRPDHAGTGGGLANDEFVERLAAGDTSAEDDASPRTVMHAFYVGPAHEFDPETADAYVEAMCDTAVGDGNYPGDAVASEHWPGVAPGEHGVLNAVSPKYYDTSGLVDIDPKPPVLWVRGDADMIVSDTSFFDAGYLGQAGELPDWPGEDVFPPQPMNEQTRDVLEAYATEGGSYTEEVFADVGHSPHIERPGRFRELLTGFLAD, from the coding sequence ATGGCATCCGACCTTCCGGACGCTGTCACGGCACGGCGCGTCGAGACCGAGCGACTGGCGACGAACGTACTCGTCTCGGGCGACCCGGACGGCACGCCCGTCTGCCTGGTGCACGGGAACGTCTCCTCGGCCCGATTCTGGGCGGAGCTGATGGCCGACCTGCCCGACGACTACCGGGTCGTCGCGCCCGACCTCCGCGGGTTCGGCGGCTCGGAGACGAAGCCCGTGGACGCGACCCGCGGGGTCCGCGACTTCACGGAGGACCTGACCGCGCTGTTCGACGAACTGGGCCTCGAGCGGCTGGCGCTCGTCGGCTGGTCCATCGGGGGCGGCGTCGCGATGCAGTACGCCATCGACCACCCCGAGCGGCTCAGCGACGTTGTCCTCGTCAGCACGATGTCGCCGTACGGCTTCGGTGGGACGACCCGCGACGGGACACCCTGCCGGCCGGACCACGCCGGCACCGGTGGGGGCCTCGCGAACGACGAGTTCGTCGAGCGCCTCGCCGCGGGCGACACGAGCGCCGAGGACGACGCGTCGCCGCGTACGGTGATGCACGCCTTCTACGTCGGCCCGGCCCACGAGTTCGACCCCGAGACCGCCGACGCCTACGTCGAGGCGATGTGCGATACGGCCGTCGGCGACGGGAACTACCCCGGCGACGCGGTCGCGTCGGAGCACTGGCCGGGGGTCGCACCGGGCGAGCACGGCGTGCTCAACGCGGTGTCGCCGAAGTACTACGATACGTCGGGACTGGTCGACATCGACCCGAAGCCACCGGTGCTGTGGGTGCGTGGCGACGCCGACATGATCGTCTCCGACACCTCCTTCTTCGACGCCGGCTACCTCGGGCAGGCCGGGGAGCTGCCCGACTGGCCCGGCGAGGACGTCTTCCCGCCGCAGCCGATGAACGAGCAGACCCGGGACGTGCTCGAGGCGTACGCCACCGAGGGCGGCAGCTACACCGAGGAGGTGTTCGCCGACGTCGGGCACTCCCCGCACATCGAACGCCCGGGACGGTTCCGCGAGCTGTTGACCGGCTTCCTCGCGGACTGA
- the metX gene encoding homoserine O-acetyltransferase MetX, producing MNERGVADLGEFTFECGESIENLQIAYETYGEYEPADGDRHAGNAVLVCHALTGSQHVARRPDRGVDGDDAGDGTDTAGQARAWWGDVVGPGKAIDTTEQFVVCANVPGSCYGSSGPPTEGPDGEPWGTDFPPVTVADWTRAQRRLLDHLGVGRLRAVVGGSVGGMNALDWAVRYPDDVDHVAVVAAAPRLDAQCLGLDTVARRAITTDPDWNGGDYYGDDRPDPDDGLAQARRIGHIMYLSKASMDGKFGRRSAGRGHSREVPDPAASFFPYRDVESYLDYNAERFVERFDANAYLYLIRAMDEYDAAAGYESDAAALGAFDGELLCLSFTGDWHFTVAQSEGLAEAAREADVPVAHHVVDSDHGHDAFLVEPERVGPPLSDFIADGVAGQAVTDTAESTDDGDEFAPVHTSLFGD from the coding sequence ATGAACGAGCGCGGCGTCGCCGACCTCGGCGAGTTCACGTTCGAGTGCGGCGAGTCCATCGAGAACCTGCAGATCGCCTACGAGACCTACGGCGAGTACGAACCCGCCGACGGCGACCGGCACGCCGGCAACGCGGTGCTCGTCTGCCACGCGCTCACCGGCAGCCAGCACGTCGCCCGGCGACCGGACCGGGGCGTGGACGGCGACGACGCGGGCGACGGCACCGACACCGCCGGCCAGGCCCGTGCCTGGTGGGGCGACGTGGTCGGCCCCGGCAAGGCCATCGACACCACCGAGCAGTTCGTCGTCTGCGCGAACGTCCCCGGCTCCTGCTACGGCTCCTCCGGCCCGCCGACCGAGGGTCCGGACGGCGAGCCGTGGGGCACCGACTTCCCGCCGGTCACCGTCGCGGACTGGACCCGCGCCCAGCGCCGGCTGCTCGACCACCTCGGCGTCGGTCGACTCCGGGCGGTCGTCGGCGGCAGCGTCGGCGGGATGAACGCGCTCGACTGGGCGGTGCGGTACCCCGACGACGTGGACCACGTCGCCGTCGTCGCCGCCGCACCGCGCCTCGACGCACAGTGCCTCGGGCTCGATACGGTCGCGCGCCGCGCCATCACCACCGACCCGGACTGGAACGGCGGCGACTACTACGGCGACGACCGTCCCGACCCCGACGACGGGCTCGCACAGGCCCGCCGCATCGGCCACATCATGTACCTCTCGAAGGCCTCCATGGACGGCAAGTTCGGCCGCCGCTCGGCCGGCCGGGGGCACTCCCGCGAGGTCCCCGACCCCGCCGCCTCGTTCTTCCCGTACCGGGACGTTGAGTCCTACCTCGACTACAACGCCGAGCGCTTCGTCGAGCGGTTCGACGCCAACGCGTACCTCTACCTCATCCGGGCGATGGACGAGTACGACGCCGCCGCCGGCTACGAGTCCGACGCCGCCGCCCTCGGCGCGTTCGACGGCGAACTCCTCTGCCTCTCGTTCACCGGCGACTGGCACTTCACCGTCGCCCAGTCGGAGGGGCTCGCCGAGGCCGCCCGCGAGGCCGACGTGCCCGTCGCCCACCACGTCGTCGACTCCGACCACGGCCACGACGCCTTCCTCGTCGAACCCGAGCGCGTCGGCCCGCCGCTGTCGGACTTCATCGCCGACGGCGTCGCCGGGCAGGCCGTCACCGACACCGCCGAGTCCACCGACGACGGCGACGAGTTCGCCCCCGTCCACACGAGCCTGTTCGGGGACTGA
- a CDS encoding O-acetylhomoserine aminocarboxypropyltransferase/cysteine synthase family protein, giving the protein MNDDASFDTRTLHAGGEPDPATGARAPPIYQTTSYTFPDADDAAARYALDRDDHVYSRISNPTVDRLEERLAALHDAPGATATASGMAALDALTLVLAEAGDTVVCSTDTYGGTTSYLSNIAPRRGIEATFVETLSYDAYAEAIDEDTAFVHVETVGNPSLVTPDFERVAELAHAHDVPLVVDNTFATPHLCRPLEHGADVVWESTTKWLHGSGTTVGGVVVDGGDFDWAAGGYDELAGESPGYDGVDFSERFDAPLAKAVQYRSLRALGSQQSPFDAWQTLQGIETLPLRMDRHCENALVLAEYLDDHDDVAWVSHPGLDSHPTHGNASEYLADYGGMLTFGLENGYAGGKRFCENVELVSFLANVGDAKSLVIHPASTTHAQLTEAEQRDAGVTPDLLRFSVGIEDPTDLLADVAQAIAAATGDDDGPVGGDTGPEGSR; this is encoded by the coding sequence ATGAACGACGACGCCAGCTTCGACACCCGCACGCTCCACGCGGGCGGGGAGCCGGACCCGGCGACAGGGGCCCGCGCGCCCCCCATCTACCAGACCACCTCGTACACGTTCCCGGACGCAGACGACGCCGCCGCCCGCTACGCGCTCGACCGCGACGACCACGTCTACTCGCGCATCTCCAACCCGACGGTCGACCGCCTCGAGGAACGGCTCGCCGCGCTCCACGACGCGCCCGGCGCGACCGCCACCGCCAGCGGGATGGCCGCACTCGACGCGCTGACGCTCGTGCTCGCCGAGGCCGGCGACACCGTCGTCTGCTCGACGGACACCTACGGCGGGACGACCTCGTACCTCTCGAACATCGCACCCCGACGCGGCATCGAGGCGACGTTCGTCGAGACCCTTTCCTACGACGCCTACGCCGAGGCCATCGACGAGGACACCGCCTTCGTCCACGTCGAGACGGTCGGCAACCCGTCGCTGGTGACGCCGGACTTCGAACGCGTCGCCGAGCTCGCCCACGCCCACGACGTCCCGCTCGTCGTCGACAACACGTTCGCGACGCCGCACCTCTGTCGCCCGCTGGAACACGGGGCCGACGTCGTCTGGGAGTCGACGACGAAGTGGCTCCACGGCTCGGGCACGACCGTCGGTGGCGTCGTCGTCGACGGCGGCGACTTCGACTGGGCGGCCGGTGGCTACGACGAGCTCGCCGGCGAGAGCCCGGGCTACGACGGCGTCGACTTCTCCGAACGGTTCGACGCGCCGCTGGCGAAGGCCGTGCAGTACCGGTCGCTGCGCGCGCTCGGCAGCCAGCAGTCGCCGTTCGACGCCTGGCAGACCCTGCAGGGCATCGAGACGCTCCCGCTGCGGATGGACCGCCACTGCGAGAACGCGCTCGTCCTCGCGGAGTACCTCGACGACCACGACGACGTGGCGTGGGTCTCACACCCCGGCCTCGACTCACACCCGACCCACGGGAACGCCAGCGAGTACCTCGCCGACTACGGCGGGATGCTCACGTTCGGCCTGGAGAACGGCTACGCCGGCGGGAAGCGCTTCTGCGAGAACGTCGAACTGGTCTCGTTCCTCGCCAACGTCGGCGACGCGAAGTCGCTCGTCATCCACCCGGCGAGCACCACCCACGCACAGCTGACCGAGGCCGAGCAGCGCGACGCCGGCGTCACGCCCGACCTGCTCCGGTTCTCCGTCGGCATCGAGGACCCGACGGACCTGCTGGCCGACGTGGCGCAGGCCATCGCGGCGGCGACGGGTGACGACGACGGGCCAGTCGGGGGCGACACCGGCCCGGAGGGCTCCCGATGA
- a CDS encoding aldehyde dehydrogenase family protein, whose amino-acid sequence MAYDGPTQLYIDGEWTDAASGETLETYDPATEELYAEVSAAGPEDVDRAVEAAEAASAHDSEWSRMGPGERGQHLHAMADAIEAMDEEIGLVESHDNGKTPFEASIDVGMVVDTFRYYAGWTDKIQGDTIPVDGPRLNYTRREPLGVTAHISPWNYPFQLAGRSLAPALAAGNTAILKPSSETPLSALYYAKAAEEAGLPDGVFNVLPGRGSTAGDALASHEGVEHVAFTGSTEIGKHVMETASEHVTGVTLELGGKGPHVVFPDADLDATSKGVRNGIFMNCGQMCWAGSRLVVHEDVHDELVEMVCEMAEAMPLGSGIDDDGRMGPQVSASQQDEVLSYIEQGVEEGATVAAGGGVPDDKDVGHFVEPTVLTDVTNDMTVAREEIFGPVLSVIEVSDEAEAIEVANDSPYGLMSGIWTNDIKRAHRVAERLEYGMVSINEYPVTFPQTPFGGYKESGYGREQGEEAIKEYTQVKNVNVNLY is encoded by the coding sequence ATGGCATACGACGGCCCGACACAGCTGTACATCGACGGCGAATGGACAGATGCAGCGTCCGGCGAGACGCTCGAAACCTACGATCCGGCGACCGAGGAGCTGTACGCCGAGGTATCGGCGGCGGGCCCCGAGGACGTGGACCGCGCGGTCGAGGCGGCCGAGGCCGCGTCGGCACACGACAGCGAGTGGAGCCGCATGGGGCCGGGCGAGCGCGGTCAGCACCTGCACGCGATGGCCGACGCCATCGAGGCGATGGACGAGGAGATCGGCCTCGTCGAGTCCCACGACAACGGCAAGACGCCGTTCGAGGCGTCCATCGACGTCGGCATGGTCGTCGACACGTTCCGGTACTACGCCGGCTGGACGGACAAGATCCAGGGCGACACCATCCCGGTCGACGGCCCGCGCCTGAACTACACCCGTCGCGAGCCGCTGGGCGTCACCGCCCACATCAGCCCGTGGAACTACCCGTTCCAGCTCGCCGGTCGCTCGCTCGCGCCCGCACTGGCCGCCGGCAACACGGCCATCCTGAAGCCCTCCAGCGAGACGCCGCTGTCGGCGCTGTACTACGCGAAGGCCGCCGAGGAGGCCGGCCTGCCCGACGGCGTCTTCAACGTGCTGCCCGGCCGCGGGAGCACGGCGGGTGACGCGCTGGCCAGCCACGAGGGCGTCGAGCACGTCGCGTTCACCGGCTCGACCGAGATCGGCAAGCACGTCATGGAGACCGCGAGCGAGCACGTCACCGGCGTCACGCTCGAGCTCGGCGGCAAGGGCCCGCACGTCGTCTTCCCCGACGCGGACCTCGACGCCACGTCGAAGGGTGTCCGCAACGGCATCTTCATGAACTGCGGGCAGATGTGCTGGGCGGGCTCGCGCCTGGTCGTCCACGAGGACGTCCACGACGAGCTCGTCGAGATGGTCTGCGAGATGGCCGAGGCGATGCCGCTCGGCTCCGGCATCGACGACGACGGCCGGATGGGCCCGCAGGTATCGGCCAGCCAGCAGGACGAGGTCCTCTCGTACATCGAGCAGGGCGTCGAGGAGGGTGCGACCGTCGCCGCCGGCGGTGGCGTCCCCGACGACAAGGACGTCGGCCACTTCGTCGAGCCGACCGTCCTGACCGACGTGACCAACGACATGACCGTCGCCCGCGAGGAGATCTTCGGGCCGGTGCTGTCGGTCATCGAGGTGAGCGACGAGGCGGAGGCCATCGAGGTCGCCAACGACTCGCCGTACGGTCTGATGTCCGGCATCTGGACGAACGACATCAAGCGCGCACATCGCGTCGCCGAGCGCCTGGAGTACGGCATGGTCTCCATCAACGAGTACCCGGTCACGTTCCCGCAGACGCCCTTCGGCGGCTACAAGGAGTCGGGCTACGGTCGCGAGCAGGGCGAGGAGGCCATCAAGGAGTACACGCAGGTCAAGAACGTCAACGTCAACCTGTACTGA